One genomic segment of Pleurodeles waltl isolate 20211129_DDA chromosome 11, aPleWal1.hap1.20221129, whole genome shotgun sequence includes these proteins:
- the LOC138265485 gene encoding UDP-GalNAc:beta-1,3-N-acetylgalactosaminyltransferase 1-like, translating into MASKHLIRWKFCFFTIAGITATVLMWLISQQPHTLVQKMNWMYFYEYDPIYKNNFTFTLHEHVKCKDRNPFLVILVTSRPKDALARHTIRLTWGSVNMWLGHHVKTLFLLGQAPTGDTKTETLIEEESKLNGDIIQQNFLDTYRNLTLKTIMAFQWVSEFCSNATYIMKADSDVFINTPNLLNFLQKFNSSDSLFTGHTFIENYSERNIFLKNYISYEEYPFRLFPPYCSGLGYVLSGKLALEIYKIMSHIKPIWIEDAYVGMCLKVLNVNVHIPEKTDLFFLSKLESSLCKYRSVCAVHGLSSDEMVTVWKVVQNKTLGICS; encoded by the coding sequence ATGGCATCCAAACATTTAATACGTTGGAAATTCTGCTTTTTTACCATAGCTGGAATCACTGCAACAGTACTGATGTGGCTTATCAGCCAGCAACCACACACTTTGGTTCAGAAAATGAACTGGATGTATTTCTACGAATATGACCCTATCTACAAGAACAATTTCACTTTCACACTACatgaacatgtaaaatgtaaagacAGAAACCCATTCTTGGTCATCTTGGTGACTTCAAGACCGAAAGATGCTCTAGCCCGGCACACCATCAGACTAACATGGGGTTCGGTGAACATGTGGTTGGGACATCACGTTAAAACCTTGTTCTTACTTGGCCAAGCACCAACTGGAGATACCAAGACGGAAACAttgatagaggaagaaagtaagcTCAATGGGGACATTATTCAACAAAATTTTCTGGATACTTATCGTAACCTTACCTTAAAGACAATAATGGCTTTCCAATGGGTTTCAGAATTTTGTTCAAATGCCACATACATCATGAAAGCCGATTCAGATGTGTTCATCAATACTCCCAATTTACTAAACTTTCTTCAGAAGTTTAATTCTTCTGATAGTTTGTTTACTGGCCATACTTTCATTGAAAACTATTCAgagagaaacatttttttaaaaaattatatttcgTATGAAGAATATCCTTTCAGGTTGTTCCCACCATATTGCAGTGGCCTGGGATATGTTCTGTCTGGAAAGCTGGCCCTGGAGATTTATAAAATTATGAGCCACATAAAACCTATCTGGATTGAAGATGCCTATGTTGGAATGTGTTTAAAAGTACTTAACGTGAATGTGCATATTCCAGAAAAAACAGATCTTTTCTTTTTAAGTAAACTTGAAAGTTCCCTGTGTAAATATAGGAGTGTATGTGCTGTACATGGTCTATCCTCGGATGAAATGGTAACAGTTTGGAAGGTAGTACAAAACAAGACTTTGGGTATTTGTTCGTGA